In Columba livia isolate bColLiv1 breed racing homer chromosome 8, bColLiv1.pat.W.v2, whole genome shotgun sequence, a single genomic region encodes these proteins:
- the NOS1AP gene encoding carboxyl-terminal PDZ ligand of neuronal nitric oxide synthase protein isoform X1, which translates to MPAKSKYNLVDDRHDLRIPLHNEDAFQHGICFEAKYIGSLDVPRPNSRVEIVTAMRRIRYEFKAKNIKKKKVSLIVSVDGVKVILKKKKKLLLLQKKEWAWDENKMLVMHDPIYRIFYVSHDSQDLKIFSYIARDGSSNVFRCNVFKSKKKSQAMRIVRTVGQAFEVCHKLSLQHTQQNADGQEDGDSERNGDDLDVPACRLASAERVAAAAEETDIDAVELPLPGADILDFSRGVTDLDAVGKEASGYADAKGCLHPEDILTASPKMLLPSSAQLPDLGTPLSAHHQMQLLQQLLQQQQQQTQVAVAQVHLLKDQLAAEAAARLEAQARVHQLLLQNKDLLQHISLLVKQVQELELKLAGNNTTGSQDSLLEITFRSNVLPVLCDPTTPQPEDTHPPPLGPGSGFPSTLGSPIVDQSMFENASASTAPTPRPQHIPTSAGAPPHPPRPAGSQHLRNLGKAMGAKVNDLLRRKEPAGLPSVGVMEVNASAGAMLGTGQPAGEDGAVGLDTFPRLDPPPPVTKKRTPRTLKTPQDMLIAPAGTSPRSSTEEPTELPTAYPDPAEEQPGAREPSPPECPGVPSMTGTPDPSGDQPTSALPVPDLIHKGSQDGQWRVGERAAETSPHMEKPSRRPGLERELEGSTGRLEPCAPGREVEGPHPDLLSFE; encoded by the exons TATGAGTTTAAAGCCAAGAAcatcaagaagaagaaagtgagcCTCATTGTGTCGGTGGATGGTGTGAAGGTCAttctgaagaagaagaagaag cttcttttgttgCAGAAAAAAGAATGGGCCTGGGATGAGAACAAAATGCTCGTCATGCATGATCCCATCTACAG gATATTCTACGTGTCTCATGACTCCCAGGACTTAAAGATCTTCAGCTACATCGCCAGGGATGGGTCTAGCAATGTCTTCAGGTGCAACGTCTTCAAATCCAAGAAGAAG AGCCAAGCCATGCGCATCGTCCGGACAGTGGGGCAGGCATTCGAGGTCTGCCACAAGCTGAGCCTACAGCACACCCAGCAGAACGCAGACGGGCAGGAGGACGGAGACAGCGAGAGGAACGGGGATGACCTGGATGTCCCAG CCTGCCGCCTCGCCAGTGCTGAGAGGGTGGCCGCAGCAGCGGAGGAGACAGACATTGACGCCGTGGAGCTGCCGCTGCCTGGAGCTGACATCCTCGACTTCAGCCGTGGGGTGACTGACCTCGACGCCGTGGGCAAGGAGGCAAGTGGCTACGCTGATGCCAAG GGCTGTCTCCACCCTGAAGACATCCTGACAGCATCGCCCAAGATGCTGCTGCCCTCGTCTGCCCAGCTGCCAGACCTGGGGACACCCCTCTCTGCCCACCACCAGatgcagcttctccagcagctcctgcagcagcagcagcagcagacgcAAGTGGCCGTGGCACAG GTCCACTTGCTGAAGGACCAGCTGGCTGCAGAGGCAGCGGCACGGCTGGAGGCCCAGGCACGCGtgcaccagctcctgctccagaaCAAGGACTTGCTGCAGCACATCTCGCTCCTGGTCAAACaggtgcaggagctggagctgaagcTGGCGGGGAACAACACTA CAGGCTCCCAGGACAGTCTGCTGGAGATCACCTTCCGCTCCAACGTCCTCCCCGTCCTCTGCGACCCGACCACCCCACAGCCTGAGGACACCCACCCGCCGCCACTGGGCCCCGGCTCGGGCTTCCCCAGCACTCTGGGCAGCCCAATAG TGGACCAGAGCATGTTTGAGAACGCCAGCGCCAGCACGGCACCCACTCCACGGCCACAGCACATCCCAACCAGTGCAGGTGCCCCGCCACATCCCCCTCGCCCCGCTGGCAGCCAGCATCTCCGCAACCTGGGCAAAGCCATGGGGGCCAAGGTGAACGACCTCCTGCGCCGCAAGGAGCCGGCCGGCCTCCCCAGCGTGGGGGTGATGGAGGTGAATGCCAGCGCTGGGGCCATGCTGGGCACGGGACAgccagctggtgaggatgg ggctgtggggctggacaCGTTTCCCCGGCTGGACCCCCCACCCcctgtcaccaagaagaggaCACCACGCACCCTGAAGACCCCACAGGACATGCTCATCGCACCTGCAGGGACCAGCCCAAGGAGCAGCACGGAGGAGCCCACTGAACTGCCCACAGCCTACCCCGAccctgcagaggagcagccGGGAGCGAGGGAACCATCCCCTCCAGAATGCCCTGGGGTCCCCAGCATGACTGGCACCCCAGACCCAAGTGGGGACCAGCCCACCAGTGCCCTCCCTGTGCCCGATCTCATCCATAAGGGCAGCCAGGACGGCCAATGGCGAGTGGGTGAGAGGGCTGCCGAGACCTCACCCCACATGGAGAAGCCCTCCCGGAGACCAGGGCTAGAACGTGAGCTGGAGGGGAGCACAGGGCGACTGGAGCCATGCGCCCCTGGCCGAGAGGTGGAGGGCCCCCATCCTGACCTACTGTCCTTTGAGTAG
- the NOS1AP gene encoding carboxyl-terminal PDZ ligand of neuronal nitric oxide synthase protein isoform X6, producing MPAKSKYNLVDDRHDLRIPLHNEDAFQHGICFEAKYIGSLDVPRPNSRVEIVTAMRRIRYEFKAKNIKKKKVSLIVSVDGVKVILKKKKKLLLLQKKEWAWDENKMLVMHDPIYRIFYVSHDSQDLKIFSYIARDGSSNVFRCNVFKSKKKSQAMRIVRTVGQAFEVCHKLSLQHTQQNADGQEDGDSERNGDDLDVPACRLASAERVAAAAEETDIDAVELPLPGADILDFSRGVTDLDAVGKEGCLHPEDILTASPKMLLPSSAQLPDLGTPLSAHHQMQLLQQLLQQQQQQTQVAVAQVHLLKDQLAAEAAARLEAQARVHQLLLQNKDLLQHISLLVKQVQELELKLAGNNTSSQDSLLEITFRSNVLPVLCDPTTPQPEDTHPPPLGPGSGFPSTLGSPIVDQSMFENASASTAPTPRPQHIPTSAGAPPHPPRPAGSQHLRNLGKAMGAKVNDLLRRKEPAGLPSVGVMEVNASAGAMLGTGQPAGEDGAVGLDTFPRLDPPPPVTKKRTPRTLKTPQDMLIAPAGTSPRSSTEEPTELPTAYPDPAEEQPGAREPSPPECPGVPSMTGTPDPSGDQPTSALPVPDLIHKGSQDGQWRVGERAAETSPHMEKPSRRPGLERELEGSTGRLEPCAPGREVEGPHPDLLSFE from the exons TATGAGTTTAAAGCCAAGAAcatcaagaagaagaaagtgagcCTCATTGTGTCGGTGGATGGTGTGAAGGTCAttctgaagaagaagaagaag cttcttttgttgCAGAAAAAAGAATGGGCCTGGGATGAGAACAAAATGCTCGTCATGCATGATCCCATCTACAG gATATTCTACGTGTCTCATGACTCCCAGGACTTAAAGATCTTCAGCTACATCGCCAGGGATGGGTCTAGCAATGTCTTCAGGTGCAACGTCTTCAAATCCAAGAAGAAG AGCCAAGCCATGCGCATCGTCCGGACAGTGGGGCAGGCATTCGAGGTCTGCCACAAGCTGAGCCTACAGCACACCCAGCAGAACGCAGACGGGCAGGAGGACGGAGACAGCGAGAGGAACGGGGATGACCTGGATGTCCCAG CCTGCCGCCTCGCCAGTGCTGAGAGGGTGGCCGCAGCAGCGGAGGAGACAGACATTGACGCCGTGGAGCTGCCGCTGCCTGGAGCTGACATCCTCGACTTCAGCCGTGGGGTGACTGACCTCGACGCCGTGGGCAAGGAG GGCTGTCTCCACCCTGAAGACATCCTGACAGCATCGCCCAAGATGCTGCTGCCCTCGTCTGCCCAGCTGCCAGACCTGGGGACACCCCTCTCTGCCCACCACCAGatgcagcttctccagcagctcctgcagcagcagcagcagcagacgcAAGTGGCCGTGGCACAG GTCCACTTGCTGAAGGACCAGCTGGCTGCAGAGGCAGCGGCACGGCTGGAGGCCCAGGCACGCGtgcaccagctcctgctccagaaCAAGGACTTGCTGCAGCACATCTCGCTCCTGGTCAAACaggtgcaggagctggagctgaagcTGGCGGGGAACAACACTA GCTCCCAGGACAGTCTGCTGGAGATCACCTTCCGCTCCAACGTCCTCCCCGTCCTCTGCGACCCGACCACCCCACAGCCTGAGGACACCCACCCGCCGCCACTGGGCCCCGGCTCGGGCTTCCCCAGCACTCTGGGCAGCCCAATAG TGGACCAGAGCATGTTTGAGAACGCCAGCGCCAGCACGGCACCCACTCCACGGCCACAGCACATCCCAACCAGTGCAGGTGCCCCGCCACATCCCCCTCGCCCCGCTGGCAGCCAGCATCTCCGCAACCTGGGCAAAGCCATGGGGGCCAAGGTGAACGACCTCCTGCGCCGCAAGGAGCCGGCCGGCCTCCCCAGCGTGGGGGTGATGGAGGTGAATGCCAGCGCTGGGGCCATGCTGGGCACGGGACAgccagctggtgaggatgg ggctgtggggctggacaCGTTTCCCCGGCTGGACCCCCCACCCcctgtcaccaagaagaggaCACCACGCACCCTGAAGACCCCACAGGACATGCTCATCGCACCTGCAGGGACCAGCCCAAGGAGCAGCACGGAGGAGCCCACTGAACTGCCCACAGCCTACCCCGAccctgcagaggagcagccGGGAGCGAGGGAACCATCCCCTCCAGAATGCCCTGGGGTCCCCAGCATGACTGGCACCCCAGACCCAAGTGGGGACCAGCCCACCAGTGCCCTCCCTGTGCCCGATCTCATCCATAAGGGCAGCCAGGACGGCCAATGGCGAGTGGGTGAGAGGGCTGCCGAGACCTCACCCCACATGGAGAAGCCCTCCCGGAGACCAGGGCTAGAACGTGAGCTGGAGGGGAGCACAGGGCGACTGGAGCCATGCGCCCCTGGCCGAGAGGTGGAGGGCCCCCATCCTGACCTACTGTCCTTTGAGTAG
- the NOS1AP gene encoding carboxyl-terminal PDZ ligand of neuronal nitric oxide synthase protein isoform X7 has product MPAKSKYNLVDDRHDLRIPLHNEDAFQHGICFEAKYIGSLDVPRPNSRVEIVTAMRRIRYEFKAKNIKKKKVSLIVSVDGVKVILKKKKKKKEWAWDENKMLVMHDPIYRIFYVSHDSQDLKIFSYIARDGSSNVFRCNVFKSKKKSQAMRIVRTVGQAFEVCHKLSLQHTQQNADGQEDGDSERNGDDLDVPACRLASAERVAAAAEETDIDAVELPLPGADILDFSRGVTDLDAVGKEGCLHPEDILTASPKMLLPSSAQLPDLGTPLSAHHQMQLLQQLLQQQQQQTQVAVAQVHLLKDQLAAEAAARLEAQARVHQLLLQNKDLLQHISLLVKQVQELELKLAGNNTTGSQDSLLEITFRSNVLPVLCDPTTPQPEDTHPPPLGPGSGFPSTLGSPIVDQSMFENASASTAPTPRPQHIPTSAGAPPHPPRPAGSQHLRNLGKAMGAKVNDLLRRKEPAGLPSVGVMEVNASAGAMLGTGQPAGEDGAVGLDTFPRLDPPPPVTKKRTPRTLKTPQDMLIAPAGTSPRSSTEEPTELPTAYPDPAEEQPGAREPSPPECPGVPSMTGTPDPSGDQPTSALPVPDLIHKGSQDGQWRVGERAAETSPHMEKPSRRPGLERELEGSTGRLEPCAPGREVEGPHPDLLSFE; this is encoded by the exons TATGAGTTTAAAGCCAAGAAcatcaagaagaagaaagtgagcCTCATTGTGTCGGTGGATGGTGTGAAGGTCAttctgaagaagaagaagaag AAAAAAGAATGGGCCTGGGATGAGAACAAAATGCTCGTCATGCATGATCCCATCTACAG gATATTCTACGTGTCTCATGACTCCCAGGACTTAAAGATCTTCAGCTACATCGCCAGGGATGGGTCTAGCAATGTCTTCAGGTGCAACGTCTTCAAATCCAAGAAGAAG AGCCAAGCCATGCGCATCGTCCGGACAGTGGGGCAGGCATTCGAGGTCTGCCACAAGCTGAGCCTACAGCACACCCAGCAGAACGCAGACGGGCAGGAGGACGGAGACAGCGAGAGGAACGGGGATGACCTGGATGTCCCAG CCTGCCGCCTCGCCAGTGCTGAGAGGGTGGCCGCAGCAGCGGAGGAGACAGACATTGACGCCGTGGAGCTGCCGCTGCCTGGAGCTGACATCCTCGACTTCAGCCGTGGGGTGACTGACCTCGACGCCGTGGGCAAGGAG GGCTGTCTCCACCCTGAAGACATCCTGACAGCATCGCCCAAGATGCTGCTGCCCTCGTCTGCCCAGCTGCCAGACCTGGGGACACCCCTCTCTGCCCACCACCAGatgcagcttctccagcagctcctgcagcagcagcagcagcagacgcAAGTGGCCGTGGCACAG GTCCACTTGCTGAAGGACCAGCTGGCTGCAGAGGCAGCGGCACGGCTGGAGGCCCAGGCACGCGtgcaccagctcctgctccagaaCAAGGACTTGCTGCAGCACATCTCGCTCCTGGTCAAACaggtgcaggagctggagctgaagcTGGCGGGGAACAACACTA CAGGCTCCCAGGACAGTCTGCTGGAGATCACCTTCCGCTCCAACGTCCTCCCCGTCCTCTGCGACCCGACCACCCCACAGCCTGAGGACACCCACCCGCCGCCACTGGGCCCCGGCTCGGGCTTCCCCAGCACTCTGGGCAGCCCAATAG TGGACCAGAGCATGTTTGAGAACGCCAGCGCCAGCACGGCACCCACTCCACGGCCACAGCACATCCCAACCAGTGCAGGTGCCCCGCCACATCCCCCTCGCCCCGCTGGCAGCCAGCATCTCCGCAACCTGGGCAAAGCCATGGGGGCCAAGGTGAACGACCTCCTGCGCCGCAAGGAGCCGGCCGGCCTCCCCAGCGTGGGGGTGATGGAGGTGAATGCCAGCGCTGGGGCCATGCTGGGCACGGGACAgccagctggtgaggatgg ggctgtggggctggacaCGTTTCCCCGGCTGGACCCCCCACCCcctgtcaccaagaagaggaCACCACGCACCCTGAAGACCCCACAGGACATGCTCATCGCACCTGCAGGGACCAGCCCAAGGAGCAGCACGGAGGAGCCCACTGAACTGCCCACAGCCTACCCCGAccctgcagaggagcagccGGGAGCGAGGGAACCATCCCCTCCAGAATGCCCTGGGGTCCCCAGCATGACTGGCACCCCAGACCCAAGTGGGGACCAGCCCACCAGTGCCCTCCCTGTGCCCGATCTCATCCATAAGGGCAGCCAGGACGGCCAATGGCGAGTGGGTGAGAGGGCTGCCGAGACCTCACCCCACATGGAGAAGCCCTCCCGGAGACCAGGGCTAGAACGTGAGCTGGAGGGGAGCACAGGGCGACTGGAGCCATGCGCCCCTGGCCGAGAGGTGGAGGGCCCCCATCCTGACCTACTGTCCTTTGAGTAG
- the NOS1AP gene encoding carboxyl-terminal PDZ ligand of neuronal nitric oxide synthase protein isoform X12, with protein sequence MRRIRYEFKAKNIKKKKVSLIVSVDGVKVILKKKKKLLLLQKKEWAWDENKMLVMHDPIYRIFYVSHDSQDLKIFSYIARDGSSNVFRCNVFKSKKKSQAMRIVRTVGQAFEVCHKLSLQHTQQNADGQEDGDSERNGDDLDVPACRLASAERVAAAAEETDIDAVELPLPGADILDFSRGVTDLDAVGKEASGYADAKGCLHPEDILTASPKMLLPSSAQLPDLGTPLSAHHQMQLLQQLLQQQQQQTQVAVAQVHLLKDQLAAEAAARLEAQARVHQLLLQNKDLLQHISLLVKQVQELELKLAGNNTTGSQDSLLEITFRSNVLPVLCDPTTPQPEDTHPPPLGPGSGFPSTLGSPIVDQSMFENASASTAPTPRPQHIPTSAGAPPHPPRPAGSQHLRNLGKAMGAKVNDLLRRKEPAGLPSVGVMEVNASAGAMLGTGQPAGEDGAVGLDTFPRLDPPPPVTKKRTPRTLKTPQDMLIAPAGTSPRSSTEEPTELPTAYPDPAEEQPGAREPSPPECPGVPSMTGTPDPSGDQPTSALPVPDLIHKGSQDGQWRVGERAAETSPHMEKPSRRPGLERELEGSTGRLEPCAPGREVEGPHPDLLSFE encoded by the exons TATGAGTTTAAAGCCAAGAAcatcaagaagaagaaagtgagcCTCATTGTGTCGGTGGATGGTGTGAAGGTCAttctgaagaagaagaagaag cttcttttgttgCAGAAAAAAGAATGGGCCTGGGATGAGAACAAAATGCTCGTCATGCATGATCCCATCTACAG gATATTCTACGTGTCTCATGACTCCCAGGACTTAAAGATCTTCAGCTACATCGCCAGGGATGGGTCTAGCAATGTCTTCAGGTGCAACGTCTTCAAATCCAAGAAGAAG AGCCAAGCCATGCGCATCGTCCGGACAGTGGGGCAGGCATTCGAGGTCTGCCACAAGCTGAGCCTACAGCACACCCAGCAGAACGCAGACGGGCAGGAGGACGGAGACAGCGAGAGGAACGGGGATGACCTGGATGTCCCAG CCTGCCGCCTCGCCAGTGCTGAGAGGGTGGCCGCAGCAGCGGAGGAGACAGACATTGACGCCGTGGAGCTGCCGCTGCCTGGAGCTGACATCCTCGACTTCAGCCGTGGGGTGACTGACCTCGACGCCGTGGGCAAGGAGGCAAGTGGCTACGCTGATGCCAAG GGCTGTCTCCACCCTGAAGACATCCTGACAGCATCGCCCAAGATGCTGCTGCCCTCGTCTGCCCAGCTGCCAGACCTGGGGACACCCCTCTCTGCCCACCACCAGatgcagcttctccagcagctcctgcagcagcagcagcagcagacgcAAGTGGCCGTGGCACAG GTCCACTTGCTGAAGGACCAGCTGGCTGCAGAGGCAGCGGCACGGCTGGAGGCCCAGGCACGCGtgcaccagctcctgctccagaaCAAGGACTTGCTGCAGCACATCTCGCTCCTGGTCAAACaggtgcaggagctggagctgaagcTGGCGGGGAACAACACTA CAGGCTCCCAGGACAGTCTGCTGGAGATCACCTTCCGCTCCAACGTCCTCCCCGTCCTCTGCGACCCGACCACCCCACAGCCTGAGGACACCCACCCGCCGCCACTGGGCCCCGGCTCGGGCTTCCCCAGCACTCTGGGCAGCCCAATAG TGGACCAGAGCATGTTTGAGAACGCCAGCGCCAGCACGGCACCCACTCCACGGCCACAGCACATCCCAACCAGTGCAGGTGCCCCGCCACATCCCCCTCGCCCCGCTGGCAGCCAGCATCTCCGCAACCTGGGCAAAGCCATGGGGGCCAAGGTGAACGACCTCCTGCGCCGCAAGGAGCCGGCCGGCCTCCCCAGCGTGGGGGTGATGGAGGTGAATGCCAGCGCTGGGGCCATGCTGGGCACGGGACAgccagctggtgaggatgg ggctgtggggctggacaCGTTTCCCCGGCTGGACCCCCCACCCcctgtcaccaagaagaggaCACCACGCACCCTGAAGACCCCACAGGACATGCTCATCGCACCTGCAGGGACCAGCCCAAGGAGCAGCACGGAGGAGCCCACTGAACTGCCCACAGCCTACCCCGAccctgcagaggagcagccGGGAGCGAGGGAACCATCCCCTCCAGAATGCCCTGGGGTCCCCAGCATGACTGGCACCCCAGACCCAAGTGGGGACCAGCCCACCAGTGCCCTCCCTGTGCCCGATCTCATCCATAAGGGCAGCCAGGACGGCCAATGGCGAGTGGGTGAGAGGGCTGCCGAGACCTCACCCCACATGGAGAAGCCCTCCCGGAGACCAGGGCTAGAACGTGAGCTGGAGGGGAGCACAGGGCGACTGGAGCCATGCGCCCCTGGCCGAGAGGTGGAGGGCCCCCATCCTGACCTACTGTCCTTTGAGTAG
- the NOS1AP gene encoding carboxyl-terminal PDZ ligand of neuronal nitric oxide synthase protein isoform X9, producing the protein MFGDGTRRRLQCDPYIGSLDVPRPNSRVEIVTAMRRIRYEFKAKNIKKKKVSLIVSVDGVKVILKKKKKLLLLQKKEWAWDENKMLVMHDPIYRIFYVSHDSQDLKIFSYIARDGSSNVFRCNVFKSKKKSQAMRIVRTVGQAFEVCHKLSLQHTQQNADGQEDGDSERNGDDLDVPACRLASAERVAAAAEETDIDAVELPLPGADILDFSRGVTDLDAVGKEASGYADAKGCLHPEDILTASPKMLLPSSAQLPDLGTPLSAHHQMQLLQQLLQQQQQQTQVAVAQVHLLKDQLAAEAAARLEAQARVHQLLLQNKDLLQHISLLVKQVQELELKLAGNNTTGSQDSLLEITFRSNVLPVLCDPTTPQPEDTHPPPLGPGSGFPSTLGSPIVDQSMFENASASTAPTPRPQHIPTSAGAPPHPPRPAGSQHLRNLGKAMGAKVNDLLRRKEPAGLPSVGVMEVNASAGAMLGTGQPAGEDGAVGLDTFPRLDPPPPVTKKRTPRTLKTPQDMLIAPAGTSPRSSTEEPTELPTAYPDPAEEQPGAREPSPPECPGVPSMTGTPDPSGDQPTSALPVPDLIHKGSQDGQWRVGERAAETSPHMEKPSRRPGLERELEGSTGRLEPCAPGREVEGPHPDLLSFE; encoded by the exons TATGAGTTTAAAGCCAAGAAcatcaagaagaagaaagtgagcCTCATTGTGTCGGTGGATGGTGTGAAGGTCAttctgaagaagaagaagaag cttcttttgttgCAGAAAAAAGAATGGGCCTGGGATGAGAACAAAATGCTCGTCATGCATGATCCCATCTACAG gATATTCTACGTGTCTCATGACTCCCAGGACTTAAAGATCTTCAGCTACATCGCCAGGGATGGGTCTAGCAATGTCTTCAGGTGCAACGTCTTCAAATCCAAGAAGAAG AGCCAAGCCATGCGCATCGTCCGGACAGTGGGGCAGGCATTCGAGGTCTGCCACAAGCTGAGCCTACAGCACACCCAGCAGAACGCAGACGGGCAGGAGGACGGAGACAGCGAGAGGAACGGGGATGACCTGGATGTCCCAG CCTGCCGCCTCGCCAGTGCTGAGAGGGTGGCCGCAGCAGCGGAGGAGACAGACATTGACGCCGTGGAGCTGCCGCTGCCTGGAGCTGACATCCTCGACTTCAGCCGTGGGGTGACTGACCTCGACGCCGTGGGCAAGGAGGCAAGTGGCTACGCTGATGCCAAG GGCTGTCTCCACCCTGAAGACATCCTGACAGCATCGCCCAAGATGCTGCTGCCCTCGTCTGCCCAGCTGCCAGACCTGGGGACACCCCTCTCTGCCCACCACCAGatgcagcttctccagcagctcctgcagcagcagcagcagcagacgcAAGTGGCCGTGGCACAG GTCCACTTGCTGAAGGACCAGCTGGCTGCAGAGGCAGCGGCACGGCTGGAGGCCCAGGCACGCGtgcaccagctcctgctccagaaCAAGGACTTGCTGCAGCACATCTCGCTCCTGGTCAAACaggtgcaggagctggagctgaagcTGGCGGGGAACAACACTA CAGGCTCCCAGGACAGTCTGCTGGAGATCACCTTCCGCTCCAACGTCCTCCCCGTCCTCTGCGACCCGACCACCCCACAGCCTGAGGACACCCACCCGCCGCCACTGGGCCCCGGCTCGGGCTTCCCCAGCACTCTGGGCAGCCCAATAG TGGACCAGAGCATGTTTGAGAACGCCAGCGCCAGCACGGCACCCACTCCACGGCCACAGCACATCCCAACCAGTGCAGGTGCCCCGCCACATCCCCCTCGCCCCGCTGGCAGCCAGCATCTCCGCAACCTGGGCAAAGCCATGGGGGCCAAGGTGAACGACCTCCTGCGCCGCAAGGAGCCGGCCGGCCTCCCCAGCGTGGGGGTGATGGAGGTGAATGCCAGCGCTGGGGCCATGCTGGGCACGGGACAgccagctggtgaggatgg ggctgtggggctggacaCGTTTCCCCGGCTGGACCCCCCACCCcctgtcaccaagaagaggaCACCACGCACCCTGAAGACCCCACAGGACATGCTCATCGCACCTGCAGGGACCAGCCCAAGGAGCAGCACGGAGGAGCCCACTGAACTGCCCACAGCCTACCCCGAccctgcagaggagcagccGGGAGCGAGGGAACCATCCCCTCCAGAATGCCCTGGGGTCCCCAGCATGACTGGCACCCCAGACCCAAGTGGGGACCAGCCCACCAGTGCCCTCCCTGTGCCCGATCTCATCCATAAGGGCAGCCAGGACGGCCAATGGCGAGTGGGTGAGAGGGCTGCCGAGACCTCACCCCACATGGAGAAGCCCTCCCGGAGACCAGGGCTAGAACGTGAGCTGGAGGGGAGCACAGGGCGACTGGAGCCATGCGCCCCTGGCCGAGAGGTGGAGGGCCCCCATCCTGACCTACTGTCCTTTGAGTAG